One Vigna unguiculata cultivar IT97K-499-35 chromosome 7, ASM411807v1, whole genome shotgun sequence genomic region harbors:
- the LOC114191584 gene encoding tubby-like F-box protein 8, whose amino-acid sequence MSFRSIVRDVRDGFGSLSRRSFEVRLPGHNRGKSRSSVHELQEQPAVIQNSRWASLPPELLRDVINRLEASESTWPGRKHVVACAAVCKSWREMCKEIVSSPEFCGKITFPVALKQPGHRNGTIQCFIKRDKSKLTYHLFLCLSPALLVENGKFLLSAKRTRRTTCTEYIISMDADNISRSSSTYIGKLRSNFLGTKFIIYDTQPPYYNAMLSPPGRSRRFSKKVSPKVPSGSYNIAQVTYELNVLGTRGPRRMNCTMYSIPASSLEPNGVVPGQPELLSRPLEDSFRSISFSKSIDHSTEFSSSRFSDIMGTGNEDQEGKVRPLVLKNKSPRWHEQLQCWCLNFRGRVTVASVKNFQLIAAAPPTVAAAPPVGSGPSLSQPTQSSSDHDKIILQFGKVGKDMFTMDYRYPLSAFQAFAICLTSFDTKLACE is encoded by the exons ATGTCCTTCCGCAGCATAGTTCGTGATGTAAGGGATGGATTTGGAAGCCTATCTAGGAGGAGCTTTGAGGTAAGGCTTCCTGGCCATAACAGGGGCAAGTCACGCAGTTCGGTCCACGAGTTGCAGGAGCAGCCAGCGGTTATACAGAACAGTCGGTGGGCTAGCCTTCCCCCTGAGCTCCTTCGCGATGTAATCAATAGATTGGAAGCAAGCGAGAGTACATGGCCTGGTCGTAAGCATGTGGTTGCATGTGCTGCCGTGTGCAAGTCCTGGAGAGAAATGTGCAAAGAAATTGTCAGCAGTCCTGAATTCTGTGGGAAGATTACTTTCCCTGTTGCCCTGAAGCAG CCTGGGCATAGGAATGGAACCATCCAGTGTTTCATCAAAAGAGACAAATCTAAGCTGACATACCATCTCTTCCTTTGCCTCAGTCCTG CCTTGCTTGTTGAAAATGGAAAGTTTCTTCTCTCTGCAAAAAGGACCAGAAGAACAACTTGCACGGAGTATATTATATCAATGGATGCAGATAACATATCGAGATCTAGTAGTACGTACATCGGAAAACTGAG GTCAAATTTTCTTGGCACCAAGTTCATAATTTATGACACACAACCACCGTACTACAATGCTATGCTGTCCCCACCTGGGCGTAGCCGTAGGTTTTCGAAAAAGGTTTCTCCGAAGGTCCCTAGCGGCAGCTACAACATTGCCCAGGTGACGTATGAGTTGAATGTTCTTGGTACTAGGGGGCCGCGAAGGATGAATTGCACAATGTACTCCATTCCTGCATCATCCCTTGAGCCTAATGGCGTTGTCCCAGGCCAACCAGAACTCCTTTCTCGCCCCCTTGAGGATTCTTTCCGCAGTATATCCTTCTCAAAATCAATTGACCATTCAACCGAGTTTAGCAGCTCTAGGTTCTCAGACATCATGGGAACCGGTAATGAAGACCAGGAGGGAAAGGTGAGACCTTTAGTTCTCAAGAACAAGTCCCCAAGGTGGCATGAACAGCTGCAGTGTTGGTGTCTCAACTTTAGAGGAAGGGTCACCGTTGCCTCTGTTAAGAATTTTCAGCTCATTGCTGCCGCACCGCCAACCGTTGCCGCCGCCCCCCCTGTAGGATCAGGACCTTCTCTATCCCAGCCAACACAGTCTTCTTCTGACCATGACAAGATTATTCTTCAGTTTGGTAAGGTTGGCAAGGATATGTTTACAATGGACTACCGGTACCCCCTCTCTGCATTTCAGGCTTTTGCCATATGCTTGACTAGCTTTGACACAAAATTGGCTTGTGAATAG